In the Balaenoptera ricei isolate mBalRic1 chromosome 1, mBalRic1.hap2, whole genome shotgun sequence genome, TTCCCATCTTTGCGGGAGAGGAGACGACCTGTCACCGACATCTTTGCACAGCCGCGCCGACACCGGGGCTCGGCGTATCAACAGTTAACAACATCTATAATAGGCAACAATATATAACAGGGCTGGTGGGACCTCAACAAAGGCCTAGTAAATGCTCAGGAATTCGGGAAGCTTTCACAGAAAACCGTGCGATAACCGATGCGGACGGATTAATGCATTCGTCTGGGAGACAGTGGGAAGGTAGCAAGTGGGATCACTACAGGCAGAAGAAACTGCTCCTACAAAGTTTGTAAGCATGAGAGCAATTCTGGGTGGCTGAGATCACCAGGGTATTGAGTAGGGGTTGGTGAACAATGGGATCTGACGATTTAGAAATGGGAAGAAATCAGATCATGGTCTTGAATACCAAACCCAAGAATTTGGACCTTTTCTTGAATACACCTCACACGCAGCCCAAGCAATATGAATGACCCCCTCCTTTGCGTTCTCCcttattttgttcatctttgttttatCACTTACCACAGCCTTCTGGCTGTGTCTTAGTCCCAAGAGCTCAACGAGGATCATGGCCGTGTGATAAGAGCTCAGGAAGTGTTTTTTGAATGATCAGATTTCAGTTTTTAGAAAAGCAATTAGCAACATTAAGAAGAGAGGGTAAGAAGAGAGCAAGGCTGGATGTAAAAAATCATCAGAGTTCAAAGTAAATTGCTTTTCCAGCCTGCAATTTTCCCTCCAACCAAGTGTTGAAATCTGGCAGCTCAAGGCCATTTCCAtcctggggtttttttggtcagtgctttaaaaaaaaaaaagattaattgccCCACATTTTTAAAGTGGAATGTTTCACACTTAAACAATAACAAAAGATTTCtcgcttctcttgaaaaatttgaAGACTTGACAATTTGGGGCCCTGATTCTTGACAGCAACAGAATGGAGCTGAGTAGCTGCTGCCCCCTTTAGACAGGACATATGCTCTTCAGTTTGTCACATTCCCCAACACTCCTTCCATCCCTTAAACTGAGGCCAAGTACCAGTTACCATTTATCAtgatgcttttgttttcatttctttacagTGAGCTAGCTCTGTTTGGCCTTGGAGGTGTTTAAGTTGCCCATCTTTGCACTAATCTATCCTGCCTGGTATCCGAGGAGTGATACAATGAAAttagtattttagaaagattagTCAGTGCAAAACAGACTGAAGTGAGGAGCCGGgaggcagaaaggaagaaagaaattggaaACCTATTGAAGGAATATTTGAAAGAATTTGGCCAGTAATTAAATATTGGATGAAAGATGAGGAAAAGGCAAAATACAACTTCAGAGTTTCCTACCTGAATGGCTGGGAAGATGATATCACCAACATAAGAAAGTGGGAGAAGTGGAAGGGGTGGTGGTGATCACTACCTTGCTACCTCTAGTATTTTGTGGGCAAGGGCCATGAGTTACCAATTCCATAATCCTCCAGTATTGTGCTGGGCATGCATTAGGTGCCCAGGAAATTCTAGCTGAACTGAAACTGATCTCAGGTGCGGTATACCTGatgaggggggaaggaagggagaattgGAATGCTGGAACAAAACCAGAACGTTGTGGGACCTTAGGAATTCTCTCCAGAGTGGATGAACCTGGGGCTTGGGGATAGTTAATCCATTTTGGAGGAAAACCTATGCAAAAGTCCTGAAGCAGAACAGGAATTTGGCATGCAAAAATGGAGACGGGATGGGGGGAAATGGTGTCATTccagggaaagggagaaaaaaaaaaatcaaagagactGGATGGCAGGACTTCTCCTGGAAGACACTGGAAGAGCAagctcttggttggagcattaggCAGGGGATTTGGGACAATGAGGCTGGCAAGGTTGGAACGCCAGACTTCTCTAAACAGTTTTGAGAGCACATCACTTGAAAAGAAGTCTCCAGCCccgagctgctgctgctgcccccagCTCCCCTGTGGCGGGGAGGGCACCAGGTCACTGCATCCAGAGGGGCccagaaggggaaggaggcataGCCTCCACCGCAGCAGCTGCACCCACCATGCAGAGCATCAAGTGTGGGGTGGTAGGCGATGGGGCTGTGGGCAAGACATGCCAGCTCATCTGCTACACAACCACCGCCTTCCCCAGGGAGTACCTCCCCACAGTGTTCGACAGTTATAGCGCCTGCAGTGCCGGCGAACGGTGAACCTGCACCTGTGGGGCACAGTGGGCCGGGAGGAGTAGGGCCGCCTCCGCACACTCTCCTACCCTCAGACCAATATGTTTGTCATCTGTTTCTCCACTGCCAGTCTGCCCTCCTATGAGAATATGTGGCACAAGTGGCATCCAGAGGTGTGCCACCACTGCCCCGATGTGCCCATCCTCCTGGTGGGCACCAAGAAGGACCTGAGAGCCCAGCCTGACACCCTATGACGCCCGAAGGAGCACGGCCAGGTGCTGGCCAAGCAGATCCACGCTGTGCGCTACCTCGAGTACTTGGCCCTGCAGCAGGATGGCATCAAGGAAGTGTTTGCTGAGGCTGTCCAGGCCGTGGTCAACCCCATGCCTAGCAAGCGTGGGTGGTCCTGTGTCCTCTTGTGACCCTGACACTCAGCTTGGaggctgcccctgccccccaccagttGTGCCTTTGTGCCTTGTCTGCCCCCAGCTGTGCCTTTACGACTAATTCTGGCACCCCTTGCCAAGGGGGCTCCCCGAAAGCCTTTTCTCCTTAAGGAGGCCCACAGGGAAAGGGGCTTTGGGCCCTGCCTCACTCTGCTTGGGAACACTAGGTATTCTCGAGAGCTCACCCAGGCCAAGGTCAGACCCCTCCCCAAGAAGCCAACCCAgcgccccctccccactttcctctACCGACCAGTTGATCCAGCTTTCCACACAGATGTTGCTGCCtactgtggtgacttctcttagGTTAGGAGCTCTCAGCCATCCCTAACCTCTCCCTCGCTGCTCTTCAAATTGCTTCCCCCTCAAGAtactctctcccttcctcagagAAGGAGCCACAGAATCCTAAGAAGATGAATGTGCCCTAACCTACCCccccgacccccccccccaccccgtgtgcTCAGGCCTTTTGCATCCACTGACTGACtcggccccacccccaccccctccggGATCCAGGGGGCCCCACCTACTCCCATCAGCATCAATAAAACCTCCTGTCTCCAgcggaaaaaaaaaggaaaagaagttctCAGCccaaaccccccaaaataaatatttatttacaagttATTTATATGTACAACTAATGTAATATTATGCTCTTTATAAACATTAACACAcaaacaagaaattaaaaaacacaaaaattagaaatattctaGTATTTTCTTCCCACTCCCGCAACGTATCGTATCACACACTGCCTATGTTacctcccccccagcccctccccccccagcccctccccccccccaccatcacTTCGGAGCCCCTGCTGTAATCAAAGGGAGCCTTTGGAGTTTCTGAAACAGAGGAGGGGCATGGTCTCTGACGACTTTCCCGAATCCGCAAAGTAAAAACAGACTGAGACATCAAAGAACCGCAATTGCCTTAGAGCGCTTTCCACGTGCCAGGAAACGCCTCAGTGCTTTaatataactcatttaatccctaaAGCAACCCTACTCTGTACGTACCATTATtgtcttttaagatatttttatcttAAGATGAAACCGAGGCACAGTGAGGTTAAGAAACTTTGCCAGGCTGACACAGAAGTGGCGGAGCCAGAATTGGAACCCACCCTGGGTGGGTCCACACTCCACGAGCTTAACCGCTACTGGAGGGGGATGAGGGCGGCTCCCTTGGTTAAGTCCCTCACCAATCACTGCTATCGTGAGAATCCAAGGTACAGCGCGAGGAGGCAGCAGGAAATCACTAACCCCCGGGCCACCTCTCACTCAGTTGCCTGGGCCAGCTCGGCTTATCCGCAGTCCCCGGAAGCCAACTCAGCCGGTCGCGCAGGCGCAGATCGATAGGCTTGGTTTCTATGGTTCCAGGGCGCGACTGCGGAAGGTAGGTCGGCTCCCGTCGTCGCGCTGCAAGCGTCGCGCTGCGGGCTTCCTTTGCGGCAGGCCTCATTGTCGCCTGAGGATCTTCTAGTAGCGGCGGCCAGCAAGGAGTCGAGGGCACGGCTGCTGGACGGTAGGGGCTGCGTTTGTTTGCGGGGCGATTAAGCCTAAGGAGCTTCCTTCCGAGATCTCTTTAACAGATTTCCTCTTGGCTTGCTGGGTGTCCGTTCTCCCTGGCCGTGTTTTCTGCTTTTCCAGGCCCCTTGGTCCACACAGCCAGTGTCACCGAAGCTTGTAGACCGCGCGTCTCTCGGCTCTCTTTCCAGGTTAACGTATCTTTCTGCCGGACTCATACTTTGGCCTTCTGTTTCTTAGCCTGAAGTCCACGCCCCTTGTCCCCGCTTGCATGGCCCTGCGGGATTTGGGCCCCATCAACTTCTTCAGCTCGTTTCGTTCTTCCCGACATGCACTCTGCGCTCCAGCCACGTCTGGGTGCTCAGTGTCCCCCAGACATACCCAGCACCTCCGGCTGTAACTCGTGCTGTGTGTGCCCTACTGGAATACTCTGCTCACGGAGCTTCACTTGGCAAGCGCAACCCATATCAAAGGCATTTTCCAGTCTCCTGGGCAGAATTGGTGCTTCCTCCTTCGAGCTCTACCTCTTGTGCTCTTCCATTGGGTTCCCAGTTCCACATGTGTGTCCCCATTTTAGTGCTTAGGTTGCAGCTGCTTTTCCTCCCCATCCCAGTGTCTGGAACGGTATTACTAAGTAAATGACTGAAAGAATGGGTAGAAAAATTTTAGATCACATTCATTTGTAAATCTGCCACTTATAGGTAACTATTGACCCTTTTTTGTGCTTTCTTCCAGTCTTCTTTTGCAGgcagtttttttggggggggcattATTGtaatccccccccttttttttccattcaatatTCAAGTGTATGTTTCATGTGTATTATTCTTTTCCCTTCATGTTCTACCAAATAGGTACCAGATTTgattatccatttctctgttgttgCACTTTAAAGttgtttgaaattcttttttttttccaacagttACTGAGCTCCtacctggtccctgccctcaaggcacTCATTGTTCAGTAGGGGAGGCATTCATGTAGATAGTGCATTACAGGGGTGTGCGAAGTACTATGAAAAGTCGATGATGCTGTGCTAACACAGGAGGGACATACCCATTTCAGGATGGCTTCTTAGAAGTGTCATCTAAGTTATATGGGtcgaaaaatgtaaagaaatgttttcatgcttgtgcttttttgtttatttcagttatttcttcaGATCTATCTCAAAGAATTGGGATTACTGAGTCAAAATATAAACACTTTTTTTAACTTGATAAAAATGACCTTGTCAATATAGAGGATTTTAATGCATTGTTTTTTAGTTCTAGTTGTCTTTTCCTTGAGTTTTGTGAAAGCACAGAAATTGCTCATCTACTGTAAACTGGAAGAACCTGTCTAATGAAAAAGTTTGGGGAGAAGTTGGGAGAATAGTATAAAATATCTTTCTTGAGAGCTATGTatctaaattatttcatttttctcagaagtTTCTCATTTGATTGCAGTTTTAcggcattctttctttctttttcttccatttcagcCATGCCTTTCTTTGACGTGCAGAAAAGGCTGGGTCTTGACTTAGACCGCTGGATGACAGTCCAGAGTGCTGAGCAGCCTCACAAGATTCCAGGTCGATGCCAtgcttttgaaaaagaatggatagagTGTGCACATGGTATTGGTGGTATTCGCGCGGAGAAAGAGTGCAAGATAGAATTCGATGATTTCGTAGAGTGTCTGCTTCGACAGAAAACGGTGAGGAAGTGATGGAGACAGGCACTGAATTACTTCCTCATTTCTTTGGGGCTACTTTTAAGTGCTTTTAATTGGTCACTGGGCTTTAGTTTGCCCAATGTGAATTGGCAAAACTTTTGTGGTGAAACTCCTTCCCTACTTAGGTACCATGTCAAGGAAGTTAAAAGCCTTCAGATCTGAGAAGGGCCTCTTATTCCTCAGTGTTCTTCTTAATGTTCTCATATATTTTCCTTAGCATTGTACCCTGCTGCAGCGACCAGGTTAGAAATTTCAtgtgtatatttccatttttgcGTGGGCTATAAGGTAAAGAATACCAACCAGCATTGGGTGTTTGTCCTTGATAATCTTTGGGTGAATATATTTCAAATTCATCAGACCCTCATTGGGGAAGAGATTAAAATCCTGTAGATCTATTACATTGAAACTGATAAAACAATCTCTGGATAGATTTCTACCTGGGGAGGATGAAGGTGTTAATGAGATTGCTTTAGGTGAGCCTGATCAAAaatgcagagggaaaaaaaagttaatagcaTGGTGTCTACTTCCTCAAGAGTTGAATGAATTGCATAACATGTAGGGCCCTGTTCTCCCTTAGAGGAGAAATCTTTGGCTGTGGGCCGTCATTTTGCCTATTTCTGTGCTCcagatataacaaatataaatgtttttattactcTTAGCTCCTTGGGGTTCAGGGATACATTTTAGATTTTCAGTTAAATGTTTCTCAAAGTTATctgtatcaaaattttaaaatttcttgtcttTTATAATCTGCTCTTGGCATTTGGATTATGTGAAGCCAAATTTGGAAGGAATGAAGGGGTGTCAGGTAATAACTTTATATTGATCTCTAAAGGAATATTAATCATTGAGTAATATTGTAGTATTATTGAGGGACAAGGAATGGGTCATGGTTGGCCACCTACCAGCTATTTAGTTCACAGTATGTCTTAACTTGTCTTCTGCGGGCCCCACTTATTCCTTGCTCAGATTAAGACTTTACTCATTATGGAAAATTAACACCAAGAAGAGACAGTGTGATGAGGCGGGAAGAACattagattgggagtttggagagCTTGATTTTGATGCTGGTTTTGCCACCACTAGTTtcgtgactttgagcaagtcatttcTCTTCTagtcttggtttccttatctggaaataTAAAGTGTTACTCTAAGGTCACTCCTCATCCTGTGAATTTATGAACAGATATGTTACCATTTTGGAGGTCATCTAAGTGAAGAAGCTAGTGAATCAAGGAATTAGaatcaagcactgttctaagttctTAGAGTGTAATAATGCATCTATTTCTTACAGTAATCTCCTGTGAGAtgcattacttttattttccccaCTGTATGATTAAAAGGTTGAAGCAAGGAAATATTAAGGCCATTACCTAAGGTCATATAGCCCAGTAAGAGGTGGAAATGGCATTTGAACCTGGCAGTGCCGGTTCCAGACCCTGTGCTTGTATCCAGAACACCAAGTGGTGATTGGTTCTAGCTGGGAGAAAGATTTGACAAATGATGGTGTGATAGCTCAGCCATGACTAGTCTGTTGGGAGACTCTTTAATAGAGAAATGTTAAGAAtacagtttttattatttatttatttacttatttacaaaataaattatttatttattttatttttggctgcattgagtcttcgttgctgcacacggtctttctctagttgcagactcattacggtggcttctcttgttgcggagcacgggctctaggctcatgggcttcagtagttgtggcgcacgggcttagttgctccgcagcatgtgggatcttcccagaccagggctcgaacccgtgtcccctgcattggcaggcggattctcaaccactgtgccaccagggaagaccaagaatacagtttttaaaatggttattgttggggcttccctggtggcgcagtggttgagagtctgcctgccagtgcaggggacacgggtttgagccctggtctgggaagatcccacatgccgcggagcaactaggcccgtgagccacaattactgagcctgcgcgtctggaacctgtgctccgcaacaagagaggccgcgataatgagaggcccgcgcaccgcgatgaagagtggcccccacttgccgcaactagagaaagccctcgcacaaaaacgaagacccaacacagccataaataaataaataaataaaaatggttattGTTTATATTAGTATTTAGGATACCTAGAGTTTTTTTTCCTAGTGAAGTTACATCCTAATTCTTTAAAGTTCATGGGATGTTTAATTGAACATACTACCTCTTCATGCCTTTGTGAAAACCTAGTCAttcactcagaaaatatttactggatCACCTATTCTGTCAGGAACTATTCCAGGTACCAGAAATATAGCAGTAAGCAAAAGCCTCTGCCCTAATGGAGCTTATATGCAGGgcagtggggcaggggtgggggtgacaGTGAGCGGTGGGATatagaaaatttacaaacaaggGAAGATAGTGTGTCAGGTGTTGATAAGTGCAGTGGTGAAAATAAACAGGAGAAGGATAGGAAGCAGGAGAAGGCATGTATGCTCTTTTAAATAGAGTGCTACAAAAAGAGCTCAGTGATAGAAGACGTTTGAGCAGAGGCTTTGAGATAGTGAACCACATGCATATGAGGGAAGAATGTTccgggcagaggaaacagcaagtggaAGGGTCTCTGAGCTGGAGCAGAGAGCCGGGGGAAGGGTATTAAGAGATAAAGTCAGAGACGTGGGCTTTTTAAGTCATTCCAGGGAAGGAGTCAGCTTTTCCTCTCAGTAAGATGAAAGCCGTTGGGTTTTGAGCCACAGAATAGTGCAGTCAGGATTAGTAAGTCTGTTTTCCATGTCACAGAATCCATGAATTAGGGTTCTCATACAATCTTGAATAGCATGGCTTTCCTCTATTGGAAATGTCCTACTGAGGAGAAGAGGCAGAACTCAAGGCTCTGCCTATCCGAGTGACTAGTAGCTGAGCACATACCACGTCTTTCTTTCAGTGTGGTCCAGAGACCTCATTTGGCTATTTCTGCTTCATTCATACCCAGTGAACAGTCACCAGCAGCAGTGCCACCTTCACATAGAGAGGTCAGGAATATATAAGCTGTGAAATGATCtcagcttttaatattttaaaagattttaatataCACAAGTATACCTCTTAAAGCCTTTGGATCTgtattgtttttgtaaatacCTGTATTCCTGTATATCATAGGAACATTTTAGTTATTAGTTTTCAAGGAGATATTATTATATATACCAGAAATTTATTTGTTAAAAGCTTGGGAAATTGGTTCTTTAAAgaagggatttatcccagaggcCCTCTAGGATGAAAAACTTCCAtagtttaaaaatgaaaccaattTTTTATTCAGCTTCTCCAGCCCTCACTTTCCAGTGCATATCTCCCCCAACTTTAAATACTTTCTTCCTTTGACAGATGAAACGTCTGAGTGCCATCAAGAGGCAGCGGGATAAGCTAATAAAGGAAGGGAAGTACACACCTCCACCTCAGCACTTGGGCAAGGAGGATCCTCGGCCCTGAGCAGAGCAGCTGCCGGTGGCTGGAGGCTGATTTTCACGTTCTCTCTTCTCTGCTGGAAACTTTACGTACTGAAAACCCTTTTGTGAAAGTGTCTAAAAATAAAGGATTGCTCTATCCTATTTGTTCTATATTCTCATGGATCATACTTCTCTATACTGAGGTTGCAACCTATTTTTTAAGTTTGAGAAAATGtgtttatcttaaaaattagCATCTAGGGAATAATAAGCAGCATTTAACGAATGCTTACTATGTAGGTACTTTAAATATGGTAACTCATTTAAGAAGTTGCAGTGTTCCTTAGTGTTTGATTCTGGTTTATTTTCTGTAAAGCACCAACTTGGGCCGGGAGGGAGAGGCAGTACAGAGGGTGGTTGTGTGTTTAAGGTCTGTGAAGTGTAACTTTAAGGCTAAGAAAATGCCAAGTTCAGATAACCTCATTTTGAAGAGGCAACACCATTGTTTCAGTTTGCCATCAGTGTTGTGTGTTATGTGTGTTATATATTAGTGGTATATTAGTACTGCTAACTGATATGCTTAGGAAcatgttttctttggtttttgttttttatttttttttatttatttattttggctgtgttgggtcttcgttgctgtgcacgggctttctctggttgcggcgagcgggggctactctttgttgcagtgtgcgggcttctcattgcggtggcttctctgttgcagagcacaggctctaggcatgcaggcttcagtagttgcaacacacggGCTtggtagttgcggcacacgggccctagagcactcgggcttcagtagttgtggcgcgcgggcttagttgttccacagcgttttggatctttctggaccagggcttgaacccgtgtcccctgcattgtcaggtggattcttaaccattgagccaccaggggagtccctaaaAACATGTTTTCAGATGTAGAAGGAAAGGTATGACCCCTAGAAAATTAATGTAAGTGTTGAGAATATAATGGAAACCTCAGATATCCTGCAGCCTTTCTTGAActattttttattgtgttaaaatacacataacataaaatatatcatcttaatcatttttaagtgtacagttcagtggtattaagtacattcacgttgttgcacaaccatcactaccatccatctctagaactcttcATCTTGGACAACTGAAATTacatccattaaacaataactacctcttcccccttccccctagcacctggcaaccactattctactttttatctctatgatTTTAACTACTCTTAAGTACCTCattatgagtggaatcatacactatttgtctttttgtgactggcttatgtcacctaacataatgtcctcaagcttcatacatgtagcatatatcagaatttctttccttttcaacgttgatagtattccattgtatgtacatactacatcttgcttatccattcatctgtcaatagacacttgggttgcttccatgttttagcctttgtgaataatgctgctatgaatatgggtatATAAATATCTccttgagaccctgctttcaattatattcccaccagtaCTGCAGaagagttctaatttctccacatcttcaccaacatttgttattttctgggtttttttga is a window encoding:
- the NDUFS5 gene encoding NADH dehydrogenase [ubiquinone] iron-sulfur protein 5; protein product: MPFFDVQKRLGLDLDRWMTVQSAEQPHKIPGRCHAFEKEWIECAHGIGGIRAEKECKIEFDDFVECLLRQKTMKRLSAIKRQRDKLIKEGKYTPPPQHLGKEDPRP